Genomic DNA from Alicyclobacillus fastidiosus:
GTAATCTTGTCGAGCCGATATCGTAATCCCGCTACCGACATGTGCAAACGCTCAGCCGCTTTGGAATAACTACCGTTACACTGCAGGAATTCGAAAGCGGTTACAATCAATTGTGTTTGATGTTCACTATTTTCTCTTACGAGCGGATCGATCAACCGATGATAAAGCGCAAGTAGATCTGAGTGATGCGTGTTGTGAATAAACATTAATGCCAATTCATATTGCTCAAAGCTCCCGATAGGCGCCATCGAATTGTCATCTGCACTGACAACTCTAAGGAATCCAGCAATGTCATGCGCCTGCCGGTAACTTTTTGATAAATCCGACCAATCCTTCACACATTGTCCTGTTGCAATGATTGGCCTCATACCTTTAATACTCTCGGTTAAATGAGTATGCACGTACTCCAGGAAGTCCCTAGTACTTGCCGCATGCCGATTTCGCATATCTTGACACACAACGAGCGCAACGTCCCCTTTATACACAAACGGTGGATATTCAGTCCTTAAATCAATTAATCGGTCGATCACGCTCTGTACTTGACTTCTATCATGGATACGTACAAGCATGATAAGAGGTAACCTGTCAAGCGCCGACCCTAACCTATCACACCGATCTTCAATCAATCCGGGTGTCTGCCCCTCATCGTCAATCAAAGTGCGAAAGAGATCTTCGAAGTTCTGATGACTAGCACGGACTAACAACTGTCGATGAAACAATTCAATGGCAAGAATTTCTTGGGCACGCTCTAAGAGTAGTTCATCCTCTGAAGAGATTTGACGGTCACCCAGGACAGTTGCCATTCCGCACTCAATATCAGAGGCTACGACAGGTCGACGACTACAATACACATTCTCCACACTTTCTGGGTAACTGGAGATTAAGTCCATACGCTCCGTCTTTTCATATAGATGCTTAACCTCACACCAAACATGCTCGTGCGCTGGGGTTAGCCAATAAGCAGCCAGCATACGTCCTGCACCATTTTGCAATACAATCGACCGATTTAACACTTCACCAATATTTCGTACAACCTCTTGTATGCTATGGTTTTTACCGAGTATTCTATTTATTCTACTTTGGAGTTCATGTGCTCTTGAAAGGCCTCTATTTCTCTCTTCCAACAAAGCATGCGCCCTATCCAATTCCTCAGATAAATTCACTGCCTCGTAATAGTGAAAATCCGTTAGATCCGCTTCATTTGCATGAACAACAGTTGTGGCATGGTAGGTACACGTCGCATCTCCACGCCCGCGACACGTCGGCTCTACCGTAACAACTGGCTGACCCATGATGGTTGATAAATATCCACTCGCATATCCCGCCAATGTCCAGCACACAGCATGCGTGTTTGTACCAAAATGCCGAACATGCTCCTGTGCTTCATACGAGTTTTCCCAACCACCTTCAAACAACAGGTAATCACTTTCAACGTCAACCTCGAGCAGGGTCGGTACAACCGTAACAATACCTTCTGCCGTGTGAATGGCAGGACCTGCCAGAAGCAGTTCTTCAACTGAATACCCAACAAACAATTCCTGCACAATTTTAGCGTCGTGTACCCCAGCATTCCATCCGTAACGCATCAAAAAGCCCTTAGCTCGATCCCACCCCAAAGTGCTCACCAAATCGCGACGCAACAGACCGATAGAATGTACGGACCAAACAATCATGCGTCCCCTGTTGATACTTATTTCTCCAGTGCGTGGATCGGAATCGATAAGTTGATGAAGCGTCATGTTCTTTGGTTTCACACGACCACCCCAGTGAGTACATTTGAATTATGAGTTTCGCGAAAAAAAGTCCATGCTCAATGTTGTAAAGGGTCGCGTCTTTTCGATTTGTGTCCAATGACCACATTGACTAAAGATATGCATTTCTGCTTGCGGAATAATCTGTGATAATTGTACTGAAGCTTCTACTGGGATTACTTGATCCTCTCGACCGTGTACAAGCAGTGTCGGGGTGGTAATTCGGCGTAAGTCCTCTTCCGAGGTTGCCATGTTGTCAAGTATATCTTGAAGTAAATGCTGAGGAAACATTTGTTCGTATGATTCTCGTGTACGTGGTTCAAGACTCGCCTGATAGCGCAAGTCCACTAATTCCGAAGTGAGCAGAGATTTATCGTAAGAGAAGAAGTCCATGATCCGCTCCATATCGGTTCGGTTATGCGGCCTATACCCCCATACCGCGCGCAACCCTTCCGTGATAGGAAAGCGTACTCCTACAGCCCCCATTAACACCATAGAACGGATTTGTTCTGGAATACATAAAGCGAGTCGAAGGGCTAAAGCACCACCCATTGAGTTTCCGATCACGAATACATTCCCTATTTCAAGCTTCTCAATAAATCGTTGAACGTGATTCGATAATGAATCCATTGTAAACCGTCCGTAATTCGCTGAAGGTGCTTGTGTTTGCCCGAACCCCAATAAATCAGGTGCATAAATCTCATAATGTTCTTCGAGTAGCGGAATGATCTTGGACCAGTTGGCTTGTGCTGACACACCTGGTCCGGAGCCGTGTAACAATAAAAGCGACGGAGATACACGATTACCAGCGTGGAGATAGCGAGTTTGAATCCCATCGACTTCCACAAATCTCTCTCGAATCATATGGCGTCTCCCCCAATATGTTGAGCGATTGTTCTATCTCACTACATTCATTCTTTGTCAAAAACAAGGTCCAGCGGATCCCCATTGCGCAAGCCTAGTTCCACAGCGTTCATTTCACCAGACAGTTCATAAACGTCGTTCTCTGTTACACGAAACAATCGGCCACCCAAAACAGTTTGCATGCCGAATACCTTCTTACTCTCTTCGACTAAGTCGTCAATCGTCATATTTGATGCCATGGCAACTCCTTGAGGGGCAAGAAAACGGCTGTCATTAGGCACGCGCACCCAAACTAGGTTCATATAAAACACCTTTCCTCTCAAGGTGGATCAATCGGTTACGATACTACCATACTGCTTATCAAGACCTAACTGTTGACGATACTTCAGCCAGCGATGGTAATCCCGAGACGAATAATATTCGTTTGCTTCCTCTGGTGCGAAGCCAAAATACTTAAACATATCTTCTAAACTATTACCAAATTCGCCGTTTAGATATGATTCAGCGGGCCACCACCATTGCACGTATTTATGTGGTTCTTCCACAAATATTTGCTTACATCCAGGTGAGCAAAACATGTGCGTTTTCCCATTATGCTCGGCGTACTGAGTCCAGGGGCGTTCTGGGTGATCTGGGTCTGGGAACTCAACCGGGATTTGGCACACCGCACATACAGCTGGTAGACCCGGTGATGCAACCGCCATCACATGGTCATCCATCCTTCTAAAGAACGGTGCGTAATATCTATCGAAAGTACTGGGATATTCATTCGATAGCCATTCGTAGTCATCGGGCTGCAAACGAAACCCTCTGAAGTAATTTGCATGCTTGTAATGTTCTAATATACGCATTGTGGCGTGCGAATAATGTTCCTTTTCCTTAACCGAGTCTTCAAAATTTCGAGGGGGGCGAATGCCATACCGAGCCAGGTCTTTAAAGAGCCCATTGATGACTTGCTCTTCAACGTAAATTTCAAACGCTTTCTTCCACGAAATAGGTCTCACCCGTGGGTAATAGTCTACCAGCGTAGAAATTACGGAAAAGATACGATAAGCTCGCCAATACCATTTGTCGATCCAGCTCTGGATTAAGGGGACATTCCGGTCATCTTCTTCTAGCAACATCCGAAGTGCTGACATACCAAGTGCCATGTGTCTGGATTCGTCTGACTGAACACTCTTCCCAACAGATACGAAGTGTTCATCCCCCACTGCTGCGGCGGAAGATGCAAATGGCAAAAACAAAATATTTGTAAAAACATATTCAAATGAAAATGAAATTGCTATCAGAGACTCAAAAGGACCAGCTGTGAGTGCGTCATCGAAAAATGATTTAGGTACAGTATTAAACCATAGATTTTCATTTGTTTGCGCATACGCATGTAATCCATCGTAATACTTGCTCATATCCGCGTAATGCTTGATTTCAATCTGAGCGTGCCGAAGTTCATCGATGGCCTGGTTAAACGTTGCAAATCGGATGGCTTCTATGGGAATATTACGTCCAATATAAGCCATCAACCTATGCGCAGCGTACTCAGCCGGTTGGACAGCCACAGCAAACGCTTTCACACCTTCAAACCAGCGACCATCAATGACTCGTGTATGGCCGTAATTAGCCTCGAACGCAGTACGAACCGCATGATGTAACTGGTCCTTCTCAGACTGAATTTTGACATACTGATTAAAGGTCATTCTAAATGGATCTTCCCACTTTGACGGATCTTTCAACCGAATACCTTCAGCCTCTACTAAAGGATATATTTTCTTTGTATTCACTGTTTTCGGATCCCACATGAGGTCACGCGTCAATGCGCGATACCGTTGAGAAGTACCCATGGGCATATCGTTCACTCCTAAACTCGTTTTCAATGATGAGCTATTTTGGGGTCAAAGGTTTATTGAAAAACGATTGTGATTCAACCCCAACTGATCTCAATATGTTCCTCATCCCATTCTTTGATATAGCCAAAGTAGGACGCCATACATACATGCAACTCATCCATCGACCATTCACGTCCCAGAGTTTTCTCTACGTCTTCACGCCGTAAAATCAGCCGACCTGGAACCTTTACCTTAACAAAGACACCCATATCGTCTGCCACAACGGCGTCACCTTGGGCCTTTAATGCGTTTACAATGGCTTCCACCACGTCGTCCGAATTCTTATCCAAATCCATTCCTACATATGCGCTCATCTACCATCCTCCTCTCAAACCATTCGTCATACTTGAACATTCTCGAGATTCATTTTCTTTATGAAAGGTATCAGAGTCTCTTCTATAACCGAATCGATAGAATCTTGGACCTCATATTGTATCCCGTGCTCGTCAAACAGCATTTGTAAAGGTTGAATGGCTGCAATTGCGGTCGCAAGCCATTGATTCATCCACTCTGACACAATTTCTCGATTACTGCGTGGATCTTCCGGTGTTTGGCGAGGATCAGACAGAGTATTTCCCCATCGATAATCCCCAGGCCAATCGGCGTAACCCAAGGACTGTAGGTATTCCCAGCGATTTGTTACCGGATCATTGACGATGAACTCTATAAATTTCTGTGTCCATTGTTCTTCCCACATGAGTTCGTCTTGACAAACTAAAGATAATTGAGGAATAATCACATCCCCATATTGAAGAGCGGTGGAATTGAGATTCCCATACACTAAACGTCCCAGCAAAGGTTCTATTGTCAAATGCGATGCTACGATAACCTCCGCCCAATCCTCAATGACCAACAGTTTCTCCATGTATTCTCTTAATTTTCTGAAAGATTCATGTTCCATCCACATTTGCTTACTTGGCTGTAAAGCGGTATCCGTTTCATTTCCTGGAAATGTAATACCCCATTCGGTAAGCCACTGAGACCTTCCTTGCTTGTCAAAAGCCGTATAAGTTGCACATTGCTCGATGGGACAACCCATGGCATACCGAATCACGTGCTGTAACTGCAACGCGCCGGCATATTCATAGTGACGTAAGGGGATGTAAAGTTGCGCACTAAAAGACTTCCACGGTTCTCTAATTGTGTAATAGATACCCAAACGTCGAGCGCGATCGAACACTTCTGTTACAGAGTCTGCCAACTTTTTGCGGCTATGCACATAAGGTGTGTACCAATACTTTTTCGGGTCGCGAAATGCGTCCCAGTTGCTCGAACGCAAAGCTGTATAACGTGGATCGTATATGTCATGATCTGATTTGTAGTACTTGTTTCGATAGTGACCGTGAAGATACGGCTGTTCTCGTACCGTTACTTCCTCGTATTCGTTCCTGGTTTGCCAGTCCCAAGGTTGACGTCGTATTGGCGTTAGGGAGCGTTTCGAATCCACCATCGCACTGCCCTCCTCTTAAGCCTGTCTAGGCATCCCTATCATGTATTAAAGGATTCACTCGTTGAACTTACTGAAATTACCGCGTTGGATTTCATGACCGTTTTACAAGAGAGTACGTATCCCGCTTGACGATCCCCCGGTGGCAAGACGACCACAGAACATTTCCCGACAAGGTCATAGTCACCGGTTATGACACGAACCTTACACATGCCACAACCTCCACCTCTACATCCCTGCAAAATCGCCCTTTCCCCTTGTCTTACAGCGGCATCGAGAAGTTTTTCCCCCTCAGAGACGTTTAGTACTTGCCCGCTCTCTAACACATGGACTTGATAAGACATGATCGAGCCTCCAGACGCCTCTATATCGCTGGCCTAGCGACAAACGAATCAAGTAAGCGCGGTAACAAATCTCTCGTTGAGTTGTCGCTCAAGATAGAAGATTGCCTTTCCTAACTGGTCCTCTGTCCATGTAATCGGAGTAAAGTCAGCACAGGGCACATATCCACCTGAAAAGACCTCATTACGATTCCCAGACGGGTCGAAAAAGTACACCGTCGTACCCCGTGTAAGTCCATGGCGTGTAGGTCCAATATCCAATGCGATATCGTTTTTTGTTAAAAGGTCGGCTGCACGCAGGACCTCATTCCAATTGTCCAGATGAAATGCAAAATGATGCAGTTTACTGTCTGGTCCTTTGATAAATGCAATATCGTGTGGGGAATTCGTTCGAAACAAGAACGTTCCAATCAACTGTTCCCCGTCCACAGAGACAACCTGCTCGCTAATGTGAAAATCGAGTACCCTGGTCATGAAATCCGTCACAGACTGGATATCATCTCCGGTTAATAAAAGGTGATCCAAATTCGGTGGCGCCATTCCCTTTAAATTGTCAGGCCATGGATCCGGATTGAGCTTTAATCCATTTCCAACCTTCTCGATTTCATTGTAAAGTTGCATAATATGCCCTGTAGGAAGCTTGAACTCAATCGCTTGACCCTCAGCCATTCGAGCCCCCTTCGATACCCGATTGACTTTAATTCCATATTGTTCAATGGACTTTTCAAACTTATCCAAGTCGTCTTGAAACCGTACTTTAAACGCCATATGCTCTAATCCAGGACGATCCGATTCAACTAAAACGACACTGTGGTGGTCTTCCTCATCCCATGCCTTAAGGTAGGCTCTGTTCCCTTCTCGGCCCGTTAGTTGAAGACCCACAACTTGTGTGTAATACCTTAGTGATTCCTCTAAGTCCATTACACGTGTTTCGACAACACCAAGACGCATAACACCCATTTTCACGTCCCCCTCTTTGATTAGGGAATTTCGAATTCGCAATGTAAACGCATTCATGTTTGACTGAATTGTATCATCCGGTCTCTCTAAGACGCACCGTCGATACATATCAAAAGAAAAAAGGGAACTATACAATTCGTCGGAACGGTTCTTCGAGTGTAAGCAAAGATGTGAATGAGGCACACAATAAAGCTGAACACGAGGACCGTTACAGGAACTTATTCCATAATTTTTCAAAATATCTAAACGTCATTTCAAGCCCATCTTACGTAAGAGAACGGTTATGGCACTCCACTACAAACCTCACTCTGGACACGTATAGTCACGTCGTTCTCGGTACGCAGGAACAAGTACTTCAAGTCATGGGAACGCTACTTGGATCACAAAAAGCACACAAAACAATTAGTCACACTGAAGGCACACAAGATAATAAACAACGCGGGTTTCCGGGAATAAACACATTCCCGAGAACCCGCGTCGTTATTGACTTTCTTGGCGGAGAGGGTGGGTTTCGAACCCACGGTGCCCTTGCGAACACGGCGGTTTTCAAGACGACTACCTCAGATTTCTACCCATTCGAATCGGTTCGTTTTGTTTCAATGCGTCCGTGATTTTCCTTGATTTATAGGGATTCTTCGAGAACCTTGTTCCACCCTGTCCGTTCAGTTATTTGTCGTTTGGCACCATCTTGGGCACCACCCTCGGCACCAATTGGGATGTCACGGTTTTGGAAAAAACCAAAGGCCATCACAGTTGACCTTCAGACAGATATCTTCTGACCACTCTATTGTCGCTTCTCTCAAGAACGGTTAGGACACGCTGAAGAATCCAGTTGTTCAGAAACAACTGCATGAATATTCGATACGGATTCCTATGTTGTTGCGCCAGTATCGGGGCAGTAATATTGAATATTGTTGGGAACCATAATATCCAATCATTGTTTCTTTACTTATGCCTCAAATCGATAAACAAATCGACTCGTATTACACAAAGGAATATAAGTACTCCCCGATTGTATATCCCTACCAAGTAACATTCCTAGATGTTAAACGTTTACAAGGTTACCGTTCGTTTATGTTTTCGTTGAGTATTCGCACCCAAGCCGTAGTTGGTCCACATATTGATGTAGGATTGGATCACATGATATTTGAAATACACGGTGGAGGTAATGTTCAATTGAAGAAATTTGAACATATTCGTTAATACGAGTTACCACCTCATTGGCGACATTACAAAAAGTGAAGCGGCTGGTTCGTTATTGCGTTAACGGGTGCGAATATCGAAGAAGGACCCGAACTCACCAATACATAAATATACAGTATTGTTCGGAACTGTTATTGCGTGAGCGGGCAATTATGTTCAATAAGAACCCAAGGCAACTTCAGGATTTCCTTACACCTTACAGAAATGCTAAGTAGCTATGCAGTGACGGAGTCTGATCGAATACCTCATCATTAGAAAAATACCGTTTTATAATCTTGGCCGCTGGCACTGAGCATTCAGTTGGACCTTGATCGTCCCCCATATGATAGCCTTACGCCGAACTCGGTTATAGTCGCCAACATGATCTACATATGAGTTTCGGTACCGTCAAAATCATGAACGATGTACAAAAATGACGCGATGTATTACGACAAGTGTCATTAGGACATAGTTCCATCCCTCGCGAATTTCTTTAGACGCTGGATAGCACGATGAGTATCTGTTCGAACTTTTCCTTCTGAGCACTCAAGGAGTTTTGCGGTATCCGCTACGGAAAAATCCTTAATCATTCGTAGAGCAAATACCTTCCTTTGCCACTCCGGCAGGACACTTAGGAGATCTTCAACTTCCACTAACGTATCAAGTAAAGAGTGGGAGTAACTTTTGGAAACATCCCAAATAGCCTTTTGATCCTTGACGCTTTTTCGTACTGTATCTGCAATGTAATTTCGTGCAATTTGCCACATCCATGTCTTTATCTGTGAGTCCCCTCTAAATTGCTCCCCATTTCGGATTACGCGCAAAAATACCTCCTGTACAGTGTCTTCTGCCTCCATGGAGTTACGTAAGGACAACAAGGCGAAGCGATATAGATCCGATGCGTACTGAAGATATAGATTTTCTACATCCTTCATGGTTCTAGCTGTCGTTGTCACAGGATAACCCCTTTCGTTGCTATCATAAGACTCACCAGAGGACAATGGATTAAATGAATCAAGATGGTGAACCGTTGTCATGGGCATACTCCCGCCGCTCACGTGAAATGCTGATCGCCTCAAGTTTTCGATATACCCACCCAAGCACGACATAACATAGAACACCCGCACTAAGAAAGGCTGGGATGTATACGCGGCCCAAAACCTGTGCTGCGATCGACCCAAACATCAAGCTGAAACATGTGAGGCAAGAGTGCATGGTCCGTGAAGAAATAAACAGATCATTAAAGTGCTCGGCCTTTGTTCTTGCAAACACCCATATGGAACAAACATACGAGATGATACAAATGATGAAGGCCCCAATGGCCAACCACCAAGGATGGCTGACAGCAGTGTACATTGTTATATTGGTGATTGGAGTTAGCCCAACTGAATGTTGCGCTTGTGTAGACAAGTGTTGAACAAGATTTGTGCTGTAGTCCGTATACCATAATGGCGATAACTTGAGCACGACATAGTGTTCTAAATTATAAGTTGCCTGATCAAAACCGGGAATGACTCCTAAAAATCGAATCACCGCACCAATAGTCAGCGGGAACGCCAAGGCGGAAAATCCCAACGCCCATCCCAAGAGAACATTGCCCACCAGCAGCCCCGTGAAGAAAACTACAACGAATGTGGTAAGTGCAACCAAAACATTAACCATACCGGAGAAACACAGTGTACTTATGGAAAAGTGAAACGGCGACAGTATATTTAACACCCAAAGAACCATCGTTCTTAGGACCACCATAACGACAATAAACACCGTACCGAAGAGAAGCTTTTCTGAAATCCATTCGTTTCTGTGTACAGGTGCATTAAATGTATCCGTAATAGCCAATGTCTGTTTATCAAACGTGGCCAGCAAGGCTCCAATAATAGTAGCAACACCGATAACCCACAAACTTGCCGGTGGATATCCTTGAATGAGAATTGGGACGTGAGGCCGAAAGCCTATCGCCATAATTTGATGATTTACGGAATCGATAGTACCCATCGACATTAGGCTAGTCGTGTAAATAGACTCAAAGGTTGAAGCAAGACGTATACTACTTGGTGCGCCAATTGCATTCAACAAATTAATAATAGGGCCTGCCAAAACGACAAGGGTAAGACTAAATAACCAGGTACGCATTACAATCCAATCACGAAGTAGGAGTGCACGAACGCCATGGTAAAACATATTCCACCGGTGCACATCACTTTGCTTTACCCGATATGAGTTCACCCTTTCATTCCTCCTCGTACGACACCAATTTTCCATTTCTTCCACTTCCCTTGGTTTCCATTCTCCCAATACCCCATGAAAGACCGGACTAACAAATGGCAGCACAACCACAAGAAAAGGGTGACAATAATTTTTATCCCTGTACGCTGAATGTCTGTATGCAACACATAGTGCTCTACGATCATAGCTGCACAAAGTGTACTGAATGCTCGAATGACAATGAGCACAGGGTGTTCCAAAGATGGGACTGTAGGTGTTTGTGATTCTGCTGCGGACCAACGACTTCGTCCTAGCCATAGGACAGTAAAGAACGCAAGAATACTCCACCCAAAGGGTTCCAAAACATGAATAGTGAAGCGCGCTGGGGTTTGGACCATCGAATTCATCCCGTAGTGAATGATTCCGTACGGAGATATATCTTGAATTGTGCTATATGTATCGATTCCCCACCCCGGAATGTTCATTTCGACGGACCCTCCTCCAGGCAAGTAGTGCCTCCAGTGATCGATGTACCACTGGGCTAAAAACAAGGGTGCGACCAATATTGCGCACATTAAGATAATTGAAACCACAATTGGCCTCACAACGAGTACCATCACGAACGTCATCGAGTAAAATGTAAGCTCTATGATTGTACAGATAAGCCACCACCCATAGATGGTCTCAATTGGCCCTGACACATGTCTAAAGCTAAGTGCTCCCCAAACCCACAAGGACGTCACCATTTGACTCACCACAACAATCCCGATTCCGAAGAGGAACTTTGTGAGA
This window encodes:
- a CDS encoding XylR N-terminal domain-containing protein, with the translated sequence MKPKNMTLHQLIDSDPRTGEISINRGRMIVWSVHSIGLLRRDLVSTLGWDRAKGFLMRYGWNAGVHDAKIVQELFVGYSVEELLLAGPAIHTAEGIVTVVPTLLEVDVESDYLLFEGGWENSYEAQEHVRHFGTNTHAVCWTLAGYASGYLSTIMGQPVVTVEPTCRGRGDATCTYHATTVVHANEADLTDFHYYEAVNLSEELDRAHALLEERNRGLSRAHELQSRINRILGKNHSIQEVVRNIGEVLNRSIVLQNGAGRMLAAYWLTPAHEHVWCEVKHLYEKTERMDLISSYPESVENVYCSRRPVVASDIECGMATVLGDRQISSEDELLLERAQEILAIELFHRQLLVRASHQNFEDLFRTLIDDEGQTPGLIEDRCDRLGSALDRLPLIMLVRIHDRSQVQSVIDRLIDLRTEYPPFVYKGDVALVVCQDMRNRHAASTRDFLEYVHTHLTESIKGMRPIIATGQCVKDWSDLSKSYRQAHDIAGFLRVVSADDNSMAPIGSFEQYELALMFIHNTHHSDLLALYHRLIDPLVRENSEHQTQLIVTAFEFLQCNGSYSKAAERLHMSVAGLRYRLDKITELCLIDWSNMNDRVNLWVALTIHFSLHNGF
- a CDS encoding alpha/beta hydrolase; this encodes MIRERFVEVDGIQTRYLHAGNRVSPSLLLLHGSGPGVSAQANWSKIIPLLEEHYEIYAPDLLGFGQTQAPSANYGRFTMDSLSNHVQRFIEKLEIGNVFVIGNSMGGALALRLALCIPEQIRSMVLMGAVGVRFPITEGLRAVWGYRPHNRTDMERIMDFFSYDKSLLTSELVDLRYQASLEPRTRESYEQMFPQHLLQDILDNMATSEEDLRRITTPTLLVHGREDQVIPVEASVQLSQIIPQAEMHIFSQCGHWTQIEKTRPFTTLSMDFFSRNS
- a CDS encoding toluene hydroxylase, producing MGTSQRYRALTRDLMWDPKTVNTKKIYPLVEAEGIRLKDPSKWEDPFRMTFNQYVKIQSEKDQLHHAVRTAFEANYGHTRVIDGRWFEGVKAFAVAVQPAEYAAHRLMAYIGRNIPIEAIRFATFNQAIDELRHAQIEIKHYADMSKYYDGLHAYAQTNENLWFNTVPKSFFDDALTAGPFESLIAISFSFEYVFTNILFLPFASSAAAVGDEHFVSVGKSVQSDESRHMALGMSALRMLLEEDDRNVPLIQSWIDKWYWRAYRIFSVISTLVDYYPRVRPISWKKAFEIYVEEQVINGLFKDLARYGIRPPRNFEDSVKEKEHYSHATMRILEHYKHANYFRGFRLQPDDYEWLSNEYPSTFDRYYAPFFRRMDDHVMAVASPGLPAVCAVCQIPVEFPDPDHPERPWTQYAEHNGKTHMFCSPGCKQIFVEEPHKYVQWWWPAESYLNGEFGNSLEDMFKYFGFAPEEANEYYSSRDYHRWLKYRQQLGLDKQYGSIVTD
- a CDS encoding MmoB/DmpM family protein, whose product is MSAYVGMDLDKNSDDVVEAIVNALKAQGDAVVADDMGVFVKVKVPGRLILRREDVEKTLGREWSMDELHVCMASYFGYIKEWDEEHIEISWG
- a CDS encoding toluene hydroxylase; its protein translation is MVDSKRSLTPIRRQPWDWQTRNEYEEVTVREQPYLHGHYRNKYYKSDHDIYDPRYTALRSSNWDAFRDPKKYWYTPYVHSRKKLADSVTEVFDRARRLGIYYTIREPWKSFSAQLYIPLRHYEYAGALQLQHVIRYAMGCPIEQCATYTAFDKQGRSQWLTEWGITFPGNETDTALQPSKQMWMEHESFRKLREYMEKLLVIEDWAEVIVASHLTIEPLLGRLVYGNLNSTALQYGDVIIPQLSLVCQDELMWEEQWTQKFIEFIVNDPVTNRWEYLQSLGYADWPGDYRWGNTLSDPRQTPEDPRSNREIVSEWMNQWLATAIAAIQPLQMLFDEHGIQYEVQDSIDSVIEETLIPFIKKMNLENVQV
- a CDS encoding catechol 2,3-dioxygenase, with protein sequence MGVMRLGVVETRVMDLEESLRYYTQVVGLQLTGREGNRAYLKAWDEEDHHSVVLVESDRPGLEHMAFKVRFQDDLDKFEKSIEQYGIKVNRVSKGARMAEGQAIEFKLPTGHIMQLYNEIEKVGNGLKLNPDPWPDNLKGMAPPNLDHLLLTGDDIQSVTDFMTRVLDFHISEQVVSVDGEQLIGTFLFRTNSPHDIAFIKGPDSKLHHFAFHLDNWNEVLRAADLLTKNDIALDIGPTRHGLTRGTTVYFFDPSGNRNEVFSGGYVPCADFTPITWTEDQLGKAIFYLERQLNERFVTALT
- a CDS encoding RNA polymerase sigma factor — protein: MTTVHHLDSFNPLSSGESYDSNERGYPVTTTARTMKDVENLYLQYASDLYRFALLSLRNSMEAEDTVQEVFLRVIRNGEQFRGDSQIKTWMWQIARNYIADTVRKSVKDQKAIWDVSKSYSHSLLDTLVEVEDLLSVLPEWQRKVFALRMIKDFSVADTAKLLECSEGKVRTDTHRAIQRLKKFARDGTMS